A window of Rhododendron vialii isolate Sample 1 chromosome 11a, ASM3025357v1 contains these coding sequences:
- the LOC131306834 gene encoding uncharacterized protein LOC131306834 has product MGCPKRRADTDVAQHPLQPISFCNVAYKVLTKVLANRLSEVIHHLKSKKRGCRYGMVVKLDMSKAYDSVEWHFIEVVMRRMGFSEIWIGWILECISSVSFSVLINGEKHGYIVPSRGLRQDDTLIFSKATDGETDSIQVIPRDYGLTSGQVINFDKSAIFFSTNTPGDIRQQICHKLGVRRDAALGNYVRLPTDIGRSKKAVFAYVKDALVSRIEGWSESIGT; this is encoded by the exons atgggttgccccaagcgtagggcggacaCCGACGTAGCACAACATCCG CTTCAGCCTATTAGTTTTTGCAATGTGGCATATAAGGTGCTAACCAAAGTTCTTGCAAATCGGTTGAGT GAGGTTATTCACCATCTCAAGTCGAAAAAACGAGGGTGCAGGTATGGGATGGTGGTGAAATTAGATATGAGTAAAGCATACGACAGTGTGGAGTGGCATTTTATTGAGGTTGTGATGCGGAGAATGGGTTTCAGTGAAATTTGGATTGGGTGGATTCTGGAATGTATTTCCAGTGTTTCTTTTTCAGTCTTAATTAATGGGGAGAAGCATGGATATATAGTGCCATCACGGGGTTTACGACAGG acgATACATTGATTTTCTCTAAAGCTACGGATGGGGAGACAGATTCTATTCAGGTTATTCCGAGGGATTATGGGTTGACTTCGGGGCAAGTCATTAACTTTGATAAATCCGCAATATTCTTTAGCACGAACACTCCTGGTGATATAAGGCAGCAAATTTGTCACAAACTGGGGGTTAGAAGGGATGCGGCATTGGGTAATTATGTGAGACTACCAACAGATATTGGTAGGTCAAAAAAAGCGGTGTTTGCGTATGTAAAGGATGCTCTTGTTTCTCGGATTGAGGGATGGTCTGAATCAATCGGGACGTGA